One Falsihalocynthiibacter arcticus DNA segment encodes these proteins:
- a CDS encoding Leu/Phe/Val dehydrogenase, whose translation MSIFEHPEFDNHEKVLFCNDPAVGLRAIIAIHSTTLGPAAGGCRMHAYASEDAALTDVLRLSKGMSYKNAVADLPLGGGKCVIIADPARADKADLLRAFSRHVQDLGGLYWTAIDVGVGPKDADILAENCDYIFCRAEQYEEGFNPSSFTALGGFTGIRAAAKHVWDRNELTGLRVAIQGLGGTGADLARQLHAAGAELVVADVRDEVVQDVVAKYGVTAVPPDRIHAQDVDIFAPCAMGAVVNATTLPEIKAKVICGLANNQLAEPKFGRALQERGITYVPDYVVNAGGVMGGSTVIFSTPSREADVARITGLYHTILDILKRADDAHLPSSEVADDIALAKIAAARPKA comes from the coding sequence ATGTCCATTTTTGAACACCCAGAATTCGATAACCACGAAAAGGTGTTGTTTTGTAACGACCCCGCCGTTGGTTTGCGTGCGATCATCGCCATTCACTCGACCACTCTTGGACCTGCTGCGGGGGGCTGTCGGATGCACGCCTACGCAAGCGAGGACGCAGCACTCACGGATGTTTTGCGCCTATCCAAAGGCATGAGTTACAAAAACGCGGTGGCCGATTTGCCCTTGGGCGGCGGAAAATGCGTGATCATTGCAGACCCCGCGCGCGCCGACAAAGCCGACCTTTTGCGCGCCTTCTCCAGACATGTTCAGGACCTTGGTGGCCTGTATTGGACCGCAATCGATGTGGGAGTTGGCCCCAAAGACGCCGATATTTTGGCCGAAAACTGCGACTATATTTTTTGCCGCGCCGAGCAATACGAAGAGGGCTTCAACCCGTCTTCCTTCACAGCCCTTGGCGGCTTCACAGGTATTCGCGCCGCGGCAAAGCACGTGTGGGACCGAAATGAACTAACAGGTTTACGCGTGGCAATTCAAGGCCTTGGCGGCACGGGTGCCGACCTCGCGCGCCAATTGCACGCCGCCGGAGCAGAACTTGTTGTGGCCGACGTCCGCGACGAGGTCGTTCAGGATGTCGTCGCAAAATATGGCGTCACCGCCGTTCCCCCCGACCGCATCCATGCCCAAGACGTCGATATCTTTGCACCCTGCGCGATGGGGGCCGTTGTGAATGCGACAACCCTTCCAGAAATCAAAGCAAAGGTCATATGTGGCCTCGCCAACAACCAGCTTGCCGAACCAAAATTTGGCCGCGCGTTGCAAGAACGCGGTATCACATATGTGCCCGACTATGTGGTGAACGCGGGCGGTGTCATGGGGGGCTCAACAGTGATCTTCTCAACTCCGTCGCGCGAGGCCGATGTGGCGCGGATCACCGGCCTGTACCACACAATCCTCGATATTTTGAAACGCGCGGATGACGCGCACCTCCCCAGTTCAGAAGTCGCCGACGACATTGCCCTCGCCAAAATCGCCGCTGCGCGCCCAAAGGCGTGA
- a CDS encoding Lrp/AsnC family transcriptional regulator, with protein sequence MTKIELDVTDHRILRVLRQEGRISNLDLAQRVGLSPTPCSRRVRRLETSGVITGYSAQINPTAMGHGVTVMVNIRLSRQGPADIEEFLAAVKRMPEVTECLLVTGNLDYILKARARDVEELKDFVLAKLKKIPCVSDTTTMLILETIKQAD encoded by the coding sequence ATGACCAAAATTGAACTGGACGTCACGGATCACCGGATTCTGCGGGTTTTGCGCCAAGAAGGGCGGATTTCGAACCTTGATCTGGCGCAACGGGTGGGGCTTTCGCCCACGCCCTGCAGTCGCCGCGTGCGTCGCCTTGAGACCAGCGGCGTTATCACTGGCTATAGTGCCCAGATCAATCCGACGGCGATGGGGCATGGGGTGACCGTCATGGTGAACATTCGTTTATCCCGCCAAGGCCCCGCAGATATTGAAGAATTTCTCGCGGCGGTGAAGCGGATGCCCGAGGTGACGGAGTGTTTGCTGGTGACGGGCAATCTGGACTATATCCTGAAGGCGCGCGCGCGGGACGTTGAAGAACTCAAGGATTTTGTCTTGGCCAAACTTAAGAAAATCCCTTGCGTTTCGGACACAACCACGATGTTGATCCTTGAGACGATCAAGCAAGCCGATTAG
- a CDS encoding Gfo/Idh/MocA family protein: MEQKARICVVGAGLVGKQHLDALTHTQDAMLAALVDPSPEGAKLAATYNVPHFTSLEAMFAATKVDGVILATPTPLHVEQGLMCIEHNCAVLVEKPLAVTAKEAEKLVQAAQANGVPLLVGHHRRYNSIIQKAASLISEGVIGDIRSLQATCWLYKPDDYFDVAPWRTQKGAGPISVNLAHDVDLMRHLCGDIITVQAQAAPSRRGHDNEDVAAAVLGFANGAIGTLTVSDAIAAPWSWELTAGENPAYPATNQSCYHFGGSKGAMSLPDLTVWTHDAPQSWWSPIRAASFPCATSAPLVNQIEHFAEVIKGHASPLVSGEEGLKTMHVLEAIQTACDTGQTVHIPR; the protein is encoded by the coding sequence ATGGAGCAAAAAGCCAGAATTTGTGTTGTGGGAGCGGGGCTTGTTGGCAAACAACACCTCGACGCACTCACGCACACCCAAGACGCTATGCTTGCCGCGCTGGTGGATCCAAGTCCCGAAGGGGCCAAGCTCGCTGCCACCTATAACGTCCCGCATTTCACCAGTCTTGAGGCGATGTTTGCCGCAACGAAGGTGGATGGGGTTATCCTTGCCACGCCAACACCTTTGCATGTGGAACAAGGGCTTATGTGCATCGAGCACAATTGCGCGGTCCTTGTAGAAAAACCCCTCGCCGTCACCGCAAAGGAAGCGGAAAAGCTGGTTCAAGCGGCGCAGGCAAACGGCGTCCCCCTCCTCGTTGGCCATCATCGGCGCTACAACTCGATCATCCAAAAAGCAGCCTCCCTCATTTCCGAAGGCGTGATTGGTGACATCCGAAGCCTGCAAGCCACCTGCTGGCTGTACAAACCCGACGACTATTTCGACGTTGCCCCGTGGCGCACCCAAAAAGGGGCGGGGCCGATTTCGGTCAACCTCGCACATGACGTTGATCTCATGCGCCACCTCTGCGGCGACATCATAACCGTACAGGCCCAAGCCGCACCCTCCCGACGCGGACACGATAATGAGGACGTCGCCGCCGCCGTGCTTGGGTTCGCCAACGGAGCCATCGGCACCCTCACCGTGTCCGACGCCATCGCCGCCCCTTGGAGTTGGGAACTTACGGCGGGCGAAAACCCCGCTTACCCCGCAACGAACCAATCCTGTTATCACTTCGGTGGCTCAAAAGGCGCAATGTCCCTGCCCGACCTTACGGTCTGGACCCACGACGCGCCGCAAAGCTGGTGGTCGCCCATCCGTGCGGCCTCCTTCCCCTGCGCCACGTCCGCACCATTGGTTAATCAAATCGAACACTTCGCGGAGGTCATCAAGGGGCACGCGTCCCCGTTGGTTTCGGGTGAAGAAGGCCTCAAAACCATGCATGTTTTGGAAGCCATTCAAACCGCCTGTGACACAGGGCAAACCGTCCACATCCCGCGCTAA
- a CDS encoding methyltransferase, translating into MSHLEDIRAKSRFRDLFEGQFQHAAIAAFMAIGACSLLVRVEDGPWYLLLNSIVWAKIAIILAIVHQALVAGVFRLQLYKNWMSKRFGERDMQVWAGIFLPLLIARPLAVLLTGLSDRTPITGYNTLEVILGVALLGAAVYGMHSVLVYFTLPRALGGDHFRDEYAEMPMVKKGIFKYVDNGMYSVVFLGLTGIALICGSWNALVVALFQHAYIWVHMYCTETPDMRRIYGGRADVEERSEA; encoded by the coding sequence ATGTCACATTTGGAAGATATTCGCGCGAAGTCGAGGTTTCGCGATTTATTTGAGGGTCAGTTTCAGCACGCAGCAATCGCAGCTTTTATGGCGATTGGCGCGTGTTCATTGCTTGTACGGGTAGAGGACGGCCCTTGGTATTTGCTGCTGAATTCAATCGTATGGGCCAAGATTGCCATTATCCTTGCTATTGTCCATCAGGCGCTCGTGGCTGGGGTGTTTCGGCTGCAGCTTTACAAAAACTGGATGAGCAAGCGGTTTGGCGAGCGGGATATGCAGGTCTGGGCGGGGATATTCCTTCCGTTGTTGATTGCGCGCCCTTTGGCTGTGCTTTTGACAGGATTGAGCGATAGAACACCGATCACGGGATATAACACGCTCGAAGTCATACTCGGCGTCGCGTTGTTGGGGGCGGCGGTTTACGGCATGCATTCTGTTCTTGTGTATTTCACCTTGCCGCGCGCTCTTGGGGGCGACCATTTCCGCGATGAATATGCCGAGATGCCGATGGTGAAGAAAGGGATCTTTAAATATGTCGATAACGGCATGTATAGCGTTGTGTTCCTTGGCCTAACGGGGATTGCGCTGATCTGTGGGTCGTGGAATGCGCTGGTGGTGGCGCTGTTTCAACATGCCTATATTTGGGTGCATATGTATTGCACGGAGACACCGGATATGCGGCGTATCTATGGAGGCCGTGCGGATGTGGAAGAGCGTTCCGAAGCCTAA
- a CDS encoding SH3 domain-containing protein, with amino-acid sequence MSYLHRFTTLTACFSLAANAAFAWPAQTTADLNMRQGPTTGAPVMTTLPQGTSLEVEECDDAAAWCAVTVDGKTGFVSGKYLTESDEPNKWPRTFSNDKGASVTLYQPQVNDWKNFTKMTALVATQVTRSKDAEPLYGIITISADTVADRENNEIIATNIVITDLSFSNLTRDDMDALALGVGKQLPTGEITLSLPRTTASLENFQSFTDLKDLDTTPPLIYVSEKPSILVMTDGEPLTATVDGVPDLAFTVNTNWDLFSIYDSGKWTLRNNTSWLEAEDLSGPWTDVATLPEIFTTLPDDGNWDDARRAVAEGLIPSDPLPKVFYSNVPTELITMDGPPKKEPVSGTKLEWVSNTQFDLFYHTVEAQWYFLTSGRWFRNKDLNGDDWTFASGDLPEDFRNIPDDAPYYAVRSSVPGTPESEEARLLASIPEIAAVDHASVKADVSYAGDPEFTPIKGTEMSYALNSNETVLRVGDVYYTVIDGIWFKGDSPQGPFEVATSVPDVIYTIPATEPVHNVTYVTVVDSTPTTTYFGVTAGYFFGYYAWGSIFYGPGWNYPPIGPAPVIALQDSALPLSALLAIVLPGSVPPMCVPRLPCVPPRSIRAL; translated from the coding sequence ATGTCCTACTTGCACCGATTTACCACCCTTACCGCCTGCTTCTCGCTCGCGGCAAACGCGGCCTTTGCGTGGCCTGCCCAAACCACTGCTGACTTAAACATGCGCCAAGGTCCAACGACTGGCGCCCCCGTCATGACCACCCTCCCCCAAGGCACATCTCTTGAGGTTGAGGAATGTGACGATGCCGCCGCTTGGTGTGCTGTGACGGTGGATGGGAAAACCGGATTTGTCAGTGGCAAATACCTTACCGAATCCGATGAGCCCAATAAATGGCCGCGCACCTTTTCCAACGACAAGGGCGCAAGTGTCACCCTCTATCAGCCGCAAGTGAATGACTGGAAAAATTTCACCAAGATGACCGCCCTAGTGGCCACCCAAGTGACGCGCTCCAAAGACGCCGAGCCACTTTATGGGATCATCACAATTTCCGCCGATACAGTTGCCGATCGCGAGAACAACGAGATTATTGCCACTAATATTGTCATCACGGACCTCAGCTTCTCTAACCTCACCCGCGATGACATGGACGCGCTTGCGCTGGGTGTGGGTAAACAACTCCCCACGGGTGAAATCACTCTCTCCCTCCCCCGTACAACGGCGAGCCTTGAGAATTTCCAGTCCTTCACCGACCTTAAAGATTTGGACACCACCCCTCCCCTTATTTACGTCAGCGAAAAGCCCTCGATCCTTGTGATGACAGATGGCGAACCCCTTACGGCAACTGTGGACGGCGTTCCGGACTTGGCCTTTACCGTGAACACCAACTGGGACCTGTTCTCGATCTATGACTCGGGAAAATGGACTTTGCGCAACAACACCAGCTGGCTAGAGGCCGAGGACTTGAGTGGCCCGTGGACTGATGTTGCCACCCTTCCCGAAATCTTCACAACCCTCCCTGATGATGGCAACTGGGACGATGCACGGCGCGCTGTGGCAGAGGGCCTCATTCCGAGTGATCCTCTCCCCAAAGTCTTCTATTCCAACGTCCCCACCGAATTGATCACCATGGATGGTCCGCCCAAGAAGGAGCCCGTCAGTGGCACCAAGCTTGAATGGGTCAGCAACACACAGTTTGATCTGTTTTACCACACGGTTGAGGCGCAATGGTACTTCCTCACCTCTGGCCGCTGGTTCCGCAATAAAGATTTGAACGGCGACGATTGGACCTTTGCCTCGGGCGACCTTCCCGAAGATTTCCGCAACATTCCCGATGACGCCCCCTATTACGCGGTGCGCTCATCCGTACCCGGTACCCCCGAAAGCGAAGAAGCACGCCTCCTTGCGAGCATCCCCGAGATCGCCGCCGTAGACCATGCCTCGGTCAAAGCGGATGTCTCCTATGCGGGCGACCCTGAGTTTACCCCCATCAAAGGCACCGAGATGAGCTATGCCCTCAACAGCAACGAGACGGTGCTGAGGGTTGGCGATGTCTACTATACCGTGATCGACGGCATCTGGTTCAAAGGCGACAGCCCGCAAGGACCGTTTGAAGTTGCGACCTCGGTGCCAGACGTCATCTATACCATCCCCGCAACCGAACCCGTGCACAACGTCACTTACGTTACGGTGGTCGATTCCACGCCGACAACGACCTACTTTGGCGTTACGGCGGGGTACTTCTTTGGCTATTACGCTTGGGGCAGCATCTTCTATGGCCCCGGTTGGAACTACCCCCCTATTGGTCCGGCCCCGGTTATCGCCCTCCAGGATTCCGCCCTCCCTTTATCCGCCCTCCTGGCTATCGTCCTCCCGGGTTCCGTCCCCCCCATGTGCGTCCCCCGATTGCCGTGCGTCCCCCCGCGTTCTATCCGCGCCCTGTGA
- a CDS encoding nitrile hydratase accessory protein, whose amino-acid sequence MTSCSPNTQPTPEATFEAPWHGQVFALTVALNESGVFAWPEWAQMFGARLALAGAEHPLDGSDDYYRVWVATLEEMVVAKGMFAPDALEGMKALWTDAFLTTPMASLSRPRNQSNGLHTESCVHNLYLSRIFS is encoded by the coding sequence ATGACCTCTTGTTCTCCCAACACACAACCCACGCCCGAAGCCACCTTCGAGGCCCCGTGGCACGGACAGGTTTTTGCCCTCACCGTGGCGCTCAATGAATCCGGTGTTTTTGCATGGCCTGAGTGGGCACAAATGTTTGGCGCGCGCCTCGCTCTTGCGGGGGCTGAGCATCCCCTAGACGGCAGCGATGACTATTACCGCGTTTGGGTCGCCACCTTAGAGGAGATGGTCGTTGCAAAGGGGATGTTTGCGCCCGACGCGCTTGAGGGAATGAAGGCGCTGTGGACGGACGCCTTTCTCACTACCCCCATGGCCAGCCTGTCTCGCCCAAGAAACCAGAGTAACGGCCTGCACACAGAAAGTTGTGTTCACAACCTATACCTGTCTCGCATCTTCTCTTAA
- the nthB gene encoding nitrile hydratase subunit beta has protein sequence MSRVHDMGGRFGDGPIPEKDDSEVFHTDWEARALALNLACGALGAWNIDASRHARECLTPKDYAGFTYYEKWLGGLTDILVDSDLLTMEDLDGPPAGPAHSPDPRALKPENVDRAMHAQGSYMRPEGPQAKFRVGDPVRTVPHAQNTLVKGGHTRLPAYAAGRNGTIERLHGNHVFPDSNAHFLGPAPQPLYAVRFTAHDLWGADAEASGDDMVLDLWQSYLLEPSA, from the coding sequence GTGAGCCGCGTGCATGATATGGGCGGGCGCTTTGGCGACGGCCCTATCCCCGAAAAGGACGACAGCGAGGTTTTCCACACCGATTGGGAGGCCCGCGCCCTTGCCCTCAACCTCGCTTGTGGCGCTCTTGGCGCGTGGAACATCGACGCCAGCCGCCACGCGAGGGAATGTTTAACCCCCAAAGATTACGCGGGTTTCACCTATTATGAAAAATGGCTCGGCGGTTTGACGGATATCCTTGTCGACAGTGACCTCCTCACAATGGAGGATTTGGACGGCCCTCCCGCGGGCCCAGCGCACAGTCCTGATCCACGCGCTCTTAAGCCCGAAAACGTAGACCGCGCGATGCATGCGCAAGGCTCTTATATGCGGCCGGAAGGCCCCCAAGCCAAGTTCCGCGTCGGCGATCCTGTGCGCACCGTTCCCCATGCCCAGAACACCCTCGTGAAAGGCGGCCACACCCGACTGCCCGCCTATGCTGCCGGGCGCAATGGCACCATTGAACGCCTGCACGGCAATCACGTCTTCCCTGACAGCAACGCGCATTTCCTCGGCCCAGCGCCGCAACCGCTTTATGCTGTGCGCTTCACGGCCCATGATCTCTGGGGCGCAGACGCGGAAGCCTCTGGTGACGACATGGTCCTTGATCTGTGGCAAAGCTATCTACTTGAGCCCAGCGCATGA
- the nthA gene encoding nitrile hydratase subunit alpha, whose amino-acid sequence MPHDHSDHAHSHLPSDPELRVRALESLLVDKGLVDPATLNALIDTYENKIGPRNGAQVVARAWVDPAFHARLMEDATAAIAELGFMGRQGEHMVAVQNTPTQHNLVVCTLCSCYPWPILGIPPTWYKSDAYRSRAIREPRAVLAEFGVELTDGQSVRVWDSTAEVRYLVVPMRPEGTQDLSESDLAALISRNAMIGTDLVKAPSA is encoded by the coding sequence ATGCCCCATGATCATTCGGATCACGCCCACAGCCACCTGCCCTCGGATCCTGAGTTGCGGGTGCGCGCGCTCGAAAGCTTACTGGTGGATAAGGGATTGGTTGATCCTGCGACGTTGAATGCACTGATTGATACCTATGAGAATAAAATCGGCCCGCGCAATGGAGCGCAGGTTGTGGCGCGTGCGTGGGTTGATCCTGCGTTTCACGCCCGTCTTATGGAGGACGCAACCGCCGCCATTGCCGAGTTGGGCTTCATGGGACGGCAGGGCGAGCATATGGTGGCCGTGCAAAACACGCCGACCCAGCATAACCTCGTCGTTTGTACCCTTTGCAGTTGTTACCCGTGGCCGATCCTTGGCATCCCGCCGACGTGGTATAAATCCGACGCCTATCGCAGCCGCGCCATTCGCGAACCCCGCGCCGTTTTGGCCGAATTCGGGGTGGAGTTGACCGATGGCCAATCCGTCCGTGTTTGGGACTCCACCGCCGAAGTGCGCTATTTGGTGGTGCCAATGCGCCCTGAAGGAACGCAGGACCTTTCGGAAAGCGATCTCGCGGCGTTGATCTCGCGCAACGCAATGATCGGCACCGATTTGGTCAAGGCGCCCAGCGCGTGA
- a CDS encoding phospholipase D family protein: protein MNTIIFPSAMIRASRARSMTKFLCLGGLLLLTVACTHVPFEKHHTPSSATDIVGQSNVTRMAKQETLEGGGKTTLVPLVTGNDALGARLRLIEAAEHTLDIQYFLIKPDLAGGIFSRALIDAADRGVRVRFLLDDVFTSATDEEIALLNDHENIEMRLFNPLSRNSTKGANFLLDFNRVNRRMHNKSLTADNAASIVGGRNIADEYFEINSDAEFADFDIFVMGPVTKDIAKSFDVYWNDPHSVPMENFQELGLKVNKESLQQDLRGRADQAERDVYAKAMSSEFVAQVVDGTIQPLHGDAWVVTDTPQKTRNAVKVGPRTLSDELKQQILSAKSDVILMSPYFVPRPSDLAMFKALSRAGRRVVILTNSLAATNHAYVHGGYAPSRKGLLEAGVELYEIRADALQALGQLPPDSDVVLTMHTKAAVFDATTLFVGSLNYDPRSIEINTEFGMFIDSPELAKRFQTGVLKYIETHAYKLSLDPKGNILWTIATPQGIEVETSEPGASFSKKTIANITKFLPVKGQL, encoded by the coding sequence ATGAACACAATTATTTTCCCCTCCGCCATGATACGCGCCTCGCGCGCCCGTTCCATGACCAAGTTTTTGTGTCTTGGAGGCCTGTTGCTTTTGACCGTTGCCTGTACGCATGTCCCGTTTGAGAAACACCACACGCCAAGCTCTGCTACCGATATTGTAGGCCAGAGCAACGTGACGCGCATGGCCAAGCAGGAAACGTTAGAGGGTGGTGGGAAAACAACGCTGGTTCCGTTGGTGACGGGCAATGATGCGCTTGGGGCACGTTTGCGCCTGATCGAGGCCGCGGAACATACGCTGGACATTCAATATTTCCTCATCAAACCCGACCTCGCAGGCGGTATTTTTTCGAGGGCGTTGATTGATGCTGCTGATCGTGGGGTGCGGGTGCGGTTCCTGCTGGATGACGTCTTTACTTCTGCGACGGACGAAGAAATTGCGCTTTTGAATGATCATGAGAACATTGAAATGCGCTTGTTCAATCCCCTCTCACGCAACAGCACAAAAGGCGCGAATTTCCTACTCGATTTCAATCGCGTCAATCGGCGCATGCATAACAAATCGCTAACGGCGGACAATGCGGCCTCTATCGTGGGCGGACGGAACATTGCGGACGAGTATTTTGAGATCAACTCAGACGCAGAATTTGCCGATTTTGATATATTCGTCATGGGGCCCGTCACAAAGGACATTGCAAAATCCTTCGACGTTTATTGGAATGACCCGCACTCCGTCCCGATGGAAAACTTCCAAGAACTAGGTCTCAAAGTGAACAAAGAAAGCTTACAGCAGGACCTTCGTGGCCGTGCGGACCAAGCCGAGAGAGATGTCTATGCCAAAGCCATGAGTTCGGAGTTTGTTGCTCAAGTGGTAGACGGGACAATCCAACCCCTTCACGGCGATGCATGGGTTGTAACCGATACCCCGCAAAAAACACGCAATGCGGTCAAAGTAGGCCCTCGGACGCTTTCCGACGAACTTAAACAACAAATACTTTCGGCAAAATCGGACGTCATTTTGATGTCGCCCTATTTCGTGCCGCGCCCATCGGACCTCGCGATGTTTAAAGCGCTCAGCCGTGCAGGACGACGGGTGGTGATCCTGACCAATTCCTTGGCAGCGACCAATCATGCCTATGTGCACGGCGGATATGCTCCGAGTCGCAAAGGGCTTTTGGAGGCAGGTGTTGAGCTTTATGAAATCCGCGCGGACGCGTTACAAGCTTTGGGGCAACTTCCCCCAGACAGCGACGTGGTACTCACGATGCACACCAAAGCGGCCGTTTTTGATGCCACAACCCTTTTTGTTGGCTCGCTGAATTATGACCCCCGTTCGATCGAAATCAACACCGAGTTTGGCATGTTTATTGACTCACCAGAGCTTGCGAAACGCTTTCAAACCGGGGTCCTCAAATACATCGAAACCCATGCCTATAAACTGTCGTTAGACCCCAAAGGCAACATCCTTTGGACGATCGCAACGCCGCAGGGCATCGAAGTGGAAACTTCCGAACCCGGGGCGAGTTTCTCGAAAAAGACCATCGCAAATATCACCAAATTCCTGCCGGTGAAGGGACAACTCTAG
- a CDS encoding HpcH/HpaI aldolase family protein translates to MNLQKNPFTQAIQSGEKQIGLWITLASNFTAEVVAPCGYDWVVIDCEHSPNEIPSVIGQLQAFANTGTTAIVRPDWNDPVKVKRLLDVGAPGLLFPMVQNADEARAAVAATRYPPRGVRGVSGLTRANKFGRITDYFAKIEDETTVIVQVETREALANALEIGAVEGVTGVFFGPGDIAADLGYLGKPLAPEVWEAIWPVARALMAAGIPVGTLVADAEFAAQLLNEGFTFVACGSDSGLLAKASDALLAKVKSDLA, encoded by the coding sequence ATGAACCTCCAGAAAAACCCTTTTACACAAGCAATTCAATCGGGCGAAAAGCAAATCGGCCTGTGGATCACCCTCGCCAGTAATTTCACCGCCGAAGTTGTGGCCCCCTGTGGCTATGATTGGGTGGTGATTGATTGCGAACATTCCCCCAATGAAATTCCGTCGGTGATTGGCCAACTCCAAGCCTTTGCCAACACGGGAACAACCGCCATTGTGCGGCCCGACTGGAATGATCCCGTTAAAGTAAAACGCCTGCTCGATGTCGGCGCGCCGGGCCTGTTATTTCCGATGGTGCAAAATGCGGATGAGGCCCGCGCAGCGGTTGCCGCCACACGTTATCCTCCACGCGGCGTTCGGGGTGTGAGTGGTTTGACCCGCGCCAATAAGTTTGGACGTATCACAGATTACTTTGCAAAAATCGAAGATGAAACGACGGTGATTGTACAGGTAGAAACCCGCGAAGCCTTGGCCAATGCGCTTGAAATCGGCGCTGTTGAAGGGGTTACGGGGGTTTTCTTTGGGCCGGGGGATATTGCCGCCGATTTGGGCTATCTTGGCAAACCGCTTGCGCCTGAAGTCTGGGAGGCCATCTGGCCCGTGGCGCGCGCCTTGATGGCAGCAGGCATCCCCGTCGGCACGCTTGTCGCTGACGCAGAATTTGCTGCGCAACTGCTCAACGAAGGGTTCACCTTTGTGGCTTGTGGCTCGGATTCAGGCTTGCTCGCAAAAGCCAGCGATGCCCTTTTGGCAAAGGTTAAATCAGACCTAGCGTAA
- a CDS encoding NAD(P)/FAD-dependent oxidoreductase, which translates to MLGSSVAWFLTDSPDFQGSVLVVERDPSYEFASTSHTNSCIRQQFSTEINIKVSQFGVDCIQNFREYMGGDTRIPDITLQSFGYLYLADTEVFAQTLQENQKLQSRLGAGTKYMSPDEILRDYPFYQLDDIIGANHNRVNEGYFDGNTMFDWWKRSARERGVEFLSNEVVSMAKNTAGTRVTSVTLKSGDVISCGTVVNASGPRAAVTARMLDIDIPVEPRKRFTFIFAAETPLDRDLPLTIDPSGIHVRTDGAYYMAGCKPDEDPAVAFDDFALDHDIWEDKVWPILATRIPQFEAIKLVNTWAGHYAYNTLDQNAIVGPHSEVENFIFVNGFSGHGFQQSPAMGRGVAEWITHGAYQTLDLSPFGYERVAKGEKFIEKAVI; encoded by the coding sequence ATGCTCGGCTCTTCGGTGGCGTGGTTCCTCACCGATAGCCCTGATTTTCAGGGGTCAGTCCTCGTGGTAGAGCGCGACCCAAGCTACGAATTCGCCTCAACTTCGCATACAAACAGCTGTATTCGTCAACAGTTCTCAACCGAAATCAACATTAAGGTCAGCCAGTTTGGCGTTGATTGTATTCAGAATTTCCGTGAATATATGGGCGGCGACACGCGTATTCCCGATATTACACTCCAAAGCTTTGGCTACCTCTATTTGGCCGATACAGAAGTCTTCGCACAAACACTGCAAGAAAACCAAAAACTGCAATCGCGATTGGGGGCTGGCACAAAATACATGTCTCCCGACGAAATTCTGCGCGACTACCCCTTCTATCAACTCGACGACATAATCGGTGCCAACCACAACCGCGTCAACGAGGGCTATTTCGACGGCAACACCATGTTCGATTGGTGGAAACGAAGCGCGCGCGAGCGGGGGGTGGAATTCTTGAGCAATGAGGTCGTTTCGATGGCCAAAAACACGGCTGGAACACGCGTCACCTCTGTCACCCTCAAATCTGGCGACGTGATCTCCTGTGGAACGGTTGTGAACGCCTCCGGCCCGCGCGCCGCCGTCACCGCGCGCATGTTGGACATCGATATACCGGTGGAGCCGCGGAAGCGTTTCACCTTTATTTTCGCCGCAGAAACCCCGCTTGATCGCGACCTTCCTTTGACGATCGACCCGTCAGGCATCCATGTGCGCACCGATGGGGCGTATTATATGGCGGGTTGTAAACCCGATGAAGATCCCGCCGTCGCCTTTGACGACTTCGCCCTCGACCACGACATTTGGGAGGATAAAGTCTGGCCCATCCTCGCCACCCGCATCCCTCAATTTGAGGCCATCAAGCTGGTCAACACATGGGCGGGACATTATGCGTATAATACGTTGGATCAAAACGCGATTGTTGGCCCCCATTCCGAGGTCGAGAATTTCATCTTCGTCAACGGGTTTTCGGGCCACGGATTTCAGCAATCCCCCGCCATGGGACGCGGCGTGGCCGAATGGATTACCCACGGCGCCTACCAGACCCTCGATTTGTCGCCCTTCGGATATGAGCGCGTGGCAAAAGGTGAAAAATTTATTGAAAAGGCCGTGATATGA